The genomic stretch TGAACTAGAAGATAACTACAGGAACTGACAGTTGGAGGAGTGTGAACCGTATTTACGAACGCTCACACTTTCACACGCTATACTACAATGCACCAAGCAACAGACTACACTCTCCTGGGAGCACCAGGGACATCACCACCTGCACTGCCCATCAAACAGCGCAGGTAAGAGATGCTAGTACTATGACTTGGCACACATTTGAGCTGTGTTACAGGAAACCTCATACCACGAAAGTTACTTGTCGCTGAAGCAGGTGAGGTTAGGAAAGTTAAGCAATTCAGGCCCAGTAACTTCACGTTGTAATGTTTCTGGATTTTTTTAGGAGCAAGTCTTCTTCAAACTCCATCAAGGATCTAGAGCTGAAGGTGGGAGACCTACACTTGCCTGGACCCCAGACCCCAGCGTCTCCATTTAGTGAAGTGTTCACTCCTACTGACTGTAATGCACTCCACTGTCCAATACATCATCGCTATGGTGAGCACTGACAACATGTTTCTATACTTTAACACAAAAAAGGTTAATTTTGATGAAAGTGATAAGGACCGGACTAAAATGAGAACTGGTTTCTGTAACTTTTCACATGTTTAGCCTTCCTCATTTCTGGTTATGTTcttttacactttatttattgAATACAAAAGTATTATTGAGGGAAGTAACACCTGAAACCAATACAGTAAGCCGCTTACAGACAGCTAAACCACATGTAGTCTGTGTTTCAACGGTAATGTGGGAACTGAGACCGTTTCCACTGACTTTCATTTCATGGTTCCATAACACATGACATTAAACAACATTTGGGCATGTGTATTCTTTATGTCTTCCCTTgctagaagtattttttttttacctttatcttGTCGCTCAGAAAATCACCAGGTGAGATTCTTCTCAGATGAAATTCCTCCTCCAGTACCCAAAAAGAGTTTGACGAGAACCCTATCCCTCCCAACGGAAACTCTGGACCCTCCTTACCATGATAATACAAGAACCAGCAACTATGAAAATCCATTGTACATGGTAACACCATTCCATGACACACTTACAAtacaagaagaagaagcagaggaGTATCAGGGTTTGTCCATGCACAAGGTGAACTTTGATACACCAGATGAGCAACTTCAAAGTGTCTTCAGAAGTTTCCAGAGCCATGAGCAAGTTCCCATGAGCATCCAAGAGTGTTATCTTCAGTTTCTCAAGAACACGTTGCAGAACATTGAATCGAGCATCTTCCTAAATGAACATGAAATGGAGATAGCAAAGACTTCTCAGCCCAGTGACTTTATTTTGTGTGAGCAGCAGTGGACTGCTTTCTACTTAGTGTGTTGTCCGAAGGTTCCTGGGAGACTGTTTTCCGCAAAGGTAAGAACATCAACAGTATAATAACATAAGAGACACATGGAATCTAGTTGGTAACTTTAGGAATCTgtattttgttctttctttcttggtTTTACCAAGATTCTCAAaggtgtgttcacggtgtgtgtgtgttcactgctgtgtgcactttggatgggttaaatgcagagcacgaattctaagtatgggtcaccatacttggtgttattgttgtttttagttATTCTATTGTAAAGCACATTGGTCAACTCTGGTGGTAATAAAtagtgttatataaatataattgccATTTGTCTGTGTATATGTGGGCTATAATGCACAAGGGTTTTCAATCCAAAGCAGCAAGGAGGCCATCAATGCTTGACCCTGAACCACAAGCAAAATGCACACCCTTATAAGGCAGCCCTAGCTTGCTGTACAAAACCCTcaataaaaaaaacccacacttCCTTTATCATGCCAGGTGTTAAGCAACAGCATCGACAGTGTGACATGCTACCAAGACTTTAGAGCGGACTTTTTAGTCACAATGCATTAATTTGTGTAAGGGACTTAAAGAATCCTATATGTTGCGTGTTACTTGAATGTGTGAGAACTCAAAATGactcctacatttttttttaccaggttcACGGAGGTGATTCAGTATCAGACTGCACCATGTCCACGCCACATCCTAACATTGAGCAAGGCTTGGTCCATTTTCCACAATGTACAGCTACAGATCAAACTTCCATCTCACAGCATGCTCAGATGACCCCAGACCCTTCACATGGGGACACCACTGAAGTATCCCAGCAGCAAACAGTTGCTGATCTTCTGGAGAATGGTGTTAGTGTGACTGTGCTAAGAGACTTTCCATTGGGAACACTGGAGGACTTCGTTGAGGAAGGACACTCTTTGCACTCTACCCTACCAGAGGTTTATGAGAGGAGGCTTTGTCTTCTTGCCCTCCAGTTGGTACTAGGACTACAGCAACCGGGAGGTTTTAAAGGCATTCATGTGGAACTGAAACCACAGAGTGTGACATTAGTGTGGCCTAGTATCATGCGGAAAGTGACTGTCCCTAGGGGTTACCCAAGTGAGATGAAAAAGGGAAGCATGAATACAGACACTTCTACAGGTACACCTGTGATCACAGTATCCAAAGAGCAAACGGACAACGAGAGGACGAAAACCTTGTGGGAGAAGTGGGGCACCCCTCGTTTGGTCCTGAAGAGCCATTTTGAGGACGAAGTTTCGCAAGATGCAACATCCCAAGAGTTCCAGTTGGGGACTTTGCTGAGGTACTGCCTACATCTCACCGACAGTTGCTCATCTGTCTGGAAGGTGCCACAAGACACTCCATACACTCCAGGTTTGCTGTGGCTGGTAACCCAGCTAACATCTGAGAAACCCGAGCTACTATTAGCCGAAGTGGCAGGTGTCCTCCAGGCCCTGCTTTGGGGTCCTCGACATGGCCTCTTTCAGCAGAACCAAATGGAGAACTCTGTGCTTTCTAATTGGCTGTTATTTAAACGATCTCTTTTGGTTCTCAAGCTTGCCGAAAAGGGACTGTTTCAGGATAAGCCTGGCTTGGACTGGGAAGACTATCTCTGTCTGCAATATCTATCGCTTACTGACCCAGAGACTATGCACAGCATAATTAAACGCCTGGGCCTTCATGACTTCATTACACCTTTTTAacagataaaaatgaaaactgtaaatGACAGCAATTGATGAGCCTCAGATATAACTAATCTATAGTTTATAATATAGCTATTTGATCTAAATGAACAGTTCTACAATCTAAAAAACGGATCACCTTGTGCCATATTTGTAATTCATATTCATGAACTGCTGGGTACTTCAGGAGCCCTGCACAAACCTCACATTTGCAGTAAGTCTATGCAATATAAACTATTATTGCAAAATCAGCTTATTGTTGGGGTATGACCTTGTGGCATTTACTTATTAAAATTACCTGGAAAAATAAAAAGACTAATAAAGAGTTTTAAAACGCAGTAAGACATGGTCTGTGGTCTAATAACTTACATTATGCATGTAGAAATGAAAAGAGGCAGCAAA from Carassius gibelio isolate Cgi1373 ecotype wild population from Czech Republic chromosome A22, carGib1.2-hapl.c, whole genome shotgun sequence encodes the following:
- the LOC127943214 gene encoding inactive tyrosine-protein kinase PRAG1-like: MHQATDYTLLGAPGTSPPALPIKQRRSKSSSNSIKDLELKVGDLHLPGPQTPASPFSEVFTPTDCNALHCPIHHRYENHQVRFFSDEIPPPVPKKSLTRTLSLPTETLDPPYHDNTRTSNYENPLYMVTPFHDTLTIQEEEAEEYQGLSMHKVNFDTPDEQLQSVFRSFQSHEQVPMSIQECYLQFLKNTLQNIESSIFLNEHEMEIAKTSQPSDFILCEQQWTAFYLVCCPKVPGRLFSAKVHGGDSVSDCTMSTPHPNIEQGLVHFPQCTATDQTSISQHAQMTPDPSHGDTTEVSQQQTVADLLENGVSVTVLRDFPLGTLEDFVEEGHSLHSTLPEVYERRLCLLALQLVLGLQQPGGFKGIHVELKPQSVTLVWPSIMRKVTVPRGYPSEMKKGSMNTDTSTGTPVITVSKEQTDNERTKTLWEKWGTPRLVLKSHFEDEVSQDATSQEFQLGTLLRYCLHLTDSCSSVWKVPQDTPYTPGLLWLVTQLTSEKPELLLAEVAGVLQALLWGPRHGLFQQNQMENSVLSNWLLFKRSLLVLKLAEKGLFQDKPGLDWEDYLCLQYLSLTDPETMHSIIKRLGLHDFITPF